A segment of the Myxococcus guangdongensis genome:
TTGATGCGCTTCAACGCGAAGTGCGCCGAAGCGACCTGGGCGGACTCCACCCTCACCTCCTGAAGCATCGGCTCGTAGCCTGATACGAGGGCGGAGAGGCCGTACGTCCCAGGCTTCAGGTCCTCGAAGATGAACCGGCCGTCCTCGTTCAGGGTGAACGTGTCGCCGGTGTCGACCAGCGTCACCTCGGAGCCCTCCGGAGTGGCGCCATCGTCCAGAACCACCTCCCCGGTGATGCCGCCCCGAGTCACGTCGTCCCCATCGCCGCACGCGGGGAGGACGGCCACTGTCAGCACGAGCGCGAGGAGCGCCCCCAGTCGATTCGGCTTCATGGTGTTTCTCCAGGTGTCGGCGCGGTGGCGCGTGCATGAACGCGCCGAGGGCCTCGCCAGCGTAGCAAGTGGGCCTGCCGACGCGGGGATTCCCTGGAAATTCACGGGGGCGCGCGAACGTGGCGCGGGTGGGAAGATGGGGCGGCATGAAGACTCACGCCAACATCAGCCTCGATGCGCCCGGCATCGTCCTGTTCGACCCTCGGACCCTGGCGGAGTACCTGCGCGCCCTCGGCGTCGAGACCCATGAGGTGTTCGACCACTTCCTGGCGCATCAGGACGTCGGGAACGAGGCCATCCGCCAGGGCGTCATCTTCCCCCTCTACCCGATACCCGCGGATGACTATTCGGTGTTCCTGGAGGAGGCCCCTTCAGGGCCGCGAGCGACCCGGCACTTCACCTATGCGGGCGCACCGCTGCACGTCACCTCGGGCCTGCTGATAGCAGCGGACCTCAACGCGGTCATGCACTGGGAGCCGGAGTTCTTCGGCGCGTACCTGGAGCACCATCAGGACCGGCTGATGAACAACGACTCCCTGGACGTCGCTCCGGGCAGGTATCTCGCCGCTATCAGCGGGTTCAGCGGCCTGGAAGCGCCGCTGCATGTCCTCGGCTACGGGCTGCGGCTCCATCCGGTGGAGCGCTTCGCGGAGCGCCTCCCCACAGAGGACTTCGACTTCTCCGTCACCCCGGCGCCGCACGGCGCGCCTTGAGGAGGGTCGGTGCCGCCAGCCCCGACACGAGCGGGCTGGCGGCACCGGGTGAAGCTCAGCGAGTCACGTTCGCGCGGCCCTGCACGGCCTGGGGCCTGGTGGGGCTGGACGCGACGGCGGCGGAGACTCCGAACACGACGTCGTCGTTGTCATCGAAGAGGCCGAAGGTGCAGCTCAGCTGCGGACTGGACGCCTCCACGAACTGGGCGCGCAGGACGTGCTGGCCCACGCCGCTGCCCGCGGTGAAGGTGTGGCTGAAGGTCTTCGCGCCACGGCCCGTGCACTGCAGGCCGGTGACGAGCGTGGACCAGAGCGGGAAGCCGGACACGGGGGCGTAGTAGAGGTTGAGTCGGTCCGTGGCGTCGTAGCACCACACCGTCACGTCCACCTTGACCTGCTTGCCCGGCGTTATCGGCCCGCCGTCCACGCTGCGCAGCACGACGCGGTCGATGCTCTCGTCCATGTGGTAGAAGCCGAACGGACCGTCCGGGCAACCATCCAGCGTGTTGGGCTCGTTCGGCTCCGCCGCGAGGAACTGGCTGCCACGGCTGTTGACGAGCGTCCCCGTGTCGCAGCCACAGCCGTTGCCACAGACGGGCGTGCCGAGCGCGGCGTCATACGTGGCCACGGGCGGCGTGGTGCACGTGCCGCCTCCGCCCGTCTGGGTGGTGAAGCTGAAGCCCGCGCTGTAGTTGCCGGCGCCGCACGCATCCACCGCACGCGCCCGCCAGAAGTACTGCGTGCCGGCCGTCAGCGCGGGCGTCACGCTCCAGGTGCTCGTGGCGAGCGTCGAGGCCGAGCGCACCACGCTGGAGAAGCCCGCGTCGGTGGACACCTGCACCTCGTAGGACGTCGCGCCCGTCACGTCACCCCAGTCGAGCACGGGCGACAGCGCGACGCCCGTGGCGCCGTTGGACGGCGTCGCGAGCACCGGGGCCGCCGCGGGCTGACAGGTGGTGTCCGCGGTGGTGAAGCGGAAGGCCGCGCTGTAGCTGCCGGTGCCGCAGCCGCTCACCGCGCGCACGCGCCAGAAGTACTGCGTGTTGGCCGTCAGCGTGGGCGTCACGCTCCAGGTGCTGCTCGCGAGCGCCGTCGCCGAGCGCACCACGGTGTTGAAGGCCGCGTCCGTGGCGACCTGCACCTCGTAGGACGTCGCGCCCACCACATCCGCCCAGTCGAGCACGGGCGACAGCGCCACGTTGGCCGCGCCATCCGCCGGGGTGGCGAGGGTGGCGACGCCTGGGGGCGTGCACGGGCCGCCGGCCGTCGCGCAGGTGCACGCGGCGGCGGGGCCGAAGCAGGCGCTGGAGCTGGCGGGGACGACCGAGTAGCAGTACTGCCGGCCATTGGCGACCTCGCCATCCGTGTACGTGGTGCCGGAGACGGTGGCGACGCGCACCTTGCCGAAGTCACAGCCCGCGTAGCCCTCCGTCTTCATCACCCAGTACTCGCTGGCGCCGGGCACGCTGTTCCAGCCGAGCGCCACCTGGCCGTCGCTCGGGGTGGCGGTGGCCGTGGGCGCCGTCTTCGGGCCCGTGGCGCAGCCGGAGTTGGCGGGCGCGGGCGTGGAGCAGGCGATGCCATGGCGGTTGAAGGCCGCGTGGATGGCCGTCATGTGCGGCGTGCCGTCGTTGAGGTTGCCGTTGTCGTCGTCCGCGGCCAGCCACTGCATGTAGCCGTGGCTCGCGCCGCAGCCGTCGGACGTGCCCGCCGAGCAGTTGCAGGCGTGCCACGAGCCCACGTTGCCGCTGCCCTGGTAGAAGACCTTGTTGCCGATGATGAAGGCGGTGTTGGAGTCGTAGTTGAACGGCGCGGCCTGCAAGTCCCGAGCGACCAGGTCCCACGCGGCCTGACGCACGGGCGCCGCCGCGCAGTGCACCTGACGGCCGCAGGGGCCGGTGCCGGAGGAGCAGCGCGAGCACACGAAGTTCTGCGGCGTGGCCGGCGTCTGGTTCGCGTGCGCCAGGTAGTCCGCGTCGCGCACGCCGGAGCAGCGGGTGTTGCACCACGTCGCGCCCGTCTGCGCCTCGTTCTGGTTGTAGCCCGTGCCGTCCGGCGTCATGCCGCAGCCCAGGTTCGTCGTGGCGAAGAAGCCATAGCCCACGCACGAGGCCTGCAGCCGGTAGATGGACGCGATGTCCGCGTACGCCTCGCTGGAGTTGCTCAGCGCGCCGCCGGAGTCGAAGTCATCCATGCCGTGACCCCACTCGTGGTCGAACACGGCCGCGATTTCACCCGTGTTCCGGCAGCCACCGCCGCTGCGGTAGAAGTTCACGGTGGAGCCGTTCCAGAAGGCGTTGCACGTGCTGTTGATGTTCACGTTCGCGGTGAGCTGGTTCTGCAGCCACGTGTTGGTGGGCAGCCAGCCGCGGCCCAGCTCGGCGATGCGGTTGAGCTCGTAGAAGGCGGAGCGGGAGGCCGGCGTGTTGCCCGCGCCACCGCCGCCGGTGGTGCAGTCGTGCTGGTTGTTGGCGCCGCCCAGGTTGAGGTTGCCGGTGGCCGAGCTGGTGCTGGGCGAGCCGCACGTGTCACTCACGCGCACGTAGCGGCCGGCCAGCGTGGTGGTGACGTTGCCGGAGGAGTAGT
Coding sequences within it:
- a CDS encoding endopeptidase: MRQSSKWVACLVLCCSALAWALQPSQPSPLASQAFFTPELYLPVSNVSLDDARSKLKGAAPGAWDDFFARNGRDFHVYLDPLTGMPSAVQGAIPLIPGKGVGNTVTLVSLQQQLGRSAGEVDEAVVADALFKFLSDNEAALGVDLRQLGQPRVKQVTDVLWHVLIPQEVDGVPVRHGKLVATLSHGNMVLLGTEAWSNVTASTKPTLSPEQALTLGGERFGLLETPSALWQEPTLELAPLARADAAFGEGYRHQLVWTYGFQNPGEVERWKVTVDAHSGEVLALEDDNHYLDATIKGGIYPLSSTGICPANTTCGTMQLDTPMPWANTGLASPNNFTDGAGVFNYSSGNVTTTLAGRYVRVSDTCGSPSTSSATGNLNLGGANNQHDCTTGGGGAGNTPASRSAFYELNRIAELGRGWLPTNTWLQNQLTANVNINSTCNAFWNGSTVNFYRSGGGCRNTGEIAAVFDHEWGHGMDDFDSGGALSNSSEAYADIASIYRLQASCVGYGFFATTNLGCGMTPDGTGYNQNEAQTGATWCNTRCSGVRDADYLAHANQTPATPQNFVCSRCSSGTGPCGRQVHCAAAPVRQAAWDLVARDLQAAPFNYDSNTAFIIGNKVFYQGSGNVGSWHACNCSAGTSDGCGASHGYMQWLAADDDNGNLNDGTPHMTAIHAAFNRHGIACSTPAPANSGCATGPKTAPTATATPSDGQVALGWNSVPGASEYWVMKTEGYAGCDFGKVRVATVSGTTYTDGEVANGRQYCYSVVPASSSACFGPAAACTCATAGGPCTPPGVATLATPADGAANVALSPVLDWADVVGATSYEVQVATDAAFNTVVRSATALASSTWSVTPTLTANTQYFWRVRAVSGCGTGSYSAAFRFTTADTTCQPAAAPVLATPSNGATGVALSPVLDWGDVTGATSYEVQVSTDAGFSSVVRSASTLATSTWSVTPALTAGTQYFWRARAVDACGAGNYSAGFSFTTQTGGGGTCTTPPVATYDAALGTPVCGNGCGCDTGTLVNSRGSQFLAAEPNEPNTLDGCPDGPFGFYHMDESIDRVVLRSVDGGPITPGKQVKVDVTVWCYDATDRLNLYYAPVSGFPLWSTLVTGLQCTGRGAKTFSHTFTAGSGVGQHVLRAQFVEASSPQLSCTFGLFDDNDDVVFGVSAAVASSPTRPQAVQGRANVTR